The following proteins are co-located in the Calditerricola satsumensis genome:
- a CDS encoding transposase: protein TQSASDAALLQWGRTLRHWREAILAYHTWRVSNGYTEGVHTKIKLLKRISYGFRNREIYVRKMLLAFVPLAWLTSHPQLLT from the coding sequence AAACCCAGTCGGCAAGCGATGCCGCGCTCCTGCAGTGGGGACGCACGCTCCGCCACTGGCGCGAAGCGATTCTGGCCTACCACACCTGGCGTGTTTCGAACGGCTACACGGAGGGCGTGCACACCAAAATCAAGCTGCTCAAACGTATCAGCTACGGCTTCCGCAACCGTGAAATCTATGTGCGAAAGATGCTCCTCGCTTTTGTTCCCTTGGCTTGGTTGACCTCGCATCCACAATTATTGACCTAG
- a CDS encoding NAD(P)/FAD-dependent oxidoreductase — MSTPKILILGAGYGGLMTALKLQKELSYGEADVTLINKHDYHYITTQLHELAAGTGDPEDARVFLDELLDARKIRFVKAVVTEIKPQERKVETTGGTFDYDYLVIGLGSEPETFGIQGLKEYALCIRSLNAVRMIREHIEYNFARYKNEPEREELLTIIVGGAGFTGIEFVGELADRVPELCKAFDVDPAKVKIINIEAAPTALPGFDPELVEYAMNVLQKKGVTFRINTPIKECTPEGVILANGEEIKAGTVVWTGGVRGNSLVEKAGFETMRGRVKVDDYLRAPGYDNVFVVGDCSLVFNEQGRPYPPTAQIAIQEGQNCARNLVALVRGGSLEPFKPHIRGTVASLGRGEAIGIVGGRKLTGSAAAWMKKLIDLRYLYLIGGLSLVLRKGRHKLLRV; from the coding sequence ATGAGCACGCCCAAGATTCTCATCCTCGGTGCCGGCTATGGCGGATTGATGACCGCCCTCAAGCTGCAAAAGGAGCTTTCGTACGGCGAGGCCGACGTGACGCTGATCAACAAACACGACTACCATTACATCACAACCCAGCTGCACGAACTGGCCGCCGGAACGGGTGACCCGGAGGATGCCCGGGTGTTCCTCGACGAGTTGCTCGATGCGCGCAAGATCCGCTTCGTCAAAGCCGTCGTCACGGAAATCAAGCCGCAGGAGCGGAAAGTGGAGACGACGGGTGGGACGTTCGACTACGACTACCTCGTGATCGGCCTCGGCAGCGAGCCGGAAACGTTCGGCATCCAAGGGCTGAAGGAATACGCCCTGTGCATTCGCAGCCTGAACGCCGTGCGCATGATCCGCGAGCACATCGAGTACAATTTCGCGCGCTACAAGAACGAGCCGGAACGGGAAGAATTGTTGACCATCATCGTCGGCGGTGCCGGCTTCACCGGCATCGAATTTGTCGGCGAGCTGGCCGATCGCGTGCCGGAGCTGTGCAAGGCCTTTGACGTCGATCCGGCGAAGGTGAAGATCATCAACATCGAGGCGGCGCCGACGGCCCTCCCCGGCTTCGATCCCGAGCTGGTCGAATACGCCATGAACGTCCTGCAGAAGAAGGGGGTCACCTTCCGCATCAACACGCCGATCAAGGAGTGCACGCCGGAAGGGGTCATCCTCGCCAACGGGGAAGAGATCAAGGCCGGGACCGTCGTGTGGACGGGCGGCGTGCGCGGCAATTCGCTCGTGGAAAAGGCCGGCTTCGAGACGATGCGCGGCCGGGTGAAGGTGGACGACTACCTCCGCGCCCCGGGTTACGACAACGTCTTTGTCGTCGGCGACTGCTCCCTTGTCTTCAACGAACAGGGGCGGCCTTATCCGCCGACGGCGCAGATCGCCATTCAGGAGGGCCAGAACTGCGCACGCAACCTTGTCGCCCTCGTGCGCGGCGGGTCCCTCGAGCCGTTCAAGCCCCACATTCGCGGGACGGTGGCGTCCTTGGGGCGCGGCGAGGCGATCGGCATTGTCGGCGGGCGCAAGCTGACCGGATCGGCGGCGGCGTGGATGAAAAAGCTGATCGACTTGCGCTACCTGTACCTGATTGGCGGGCTGTCGCTCGTGCTGCGCAAGGGGCGCCACAAACTCCTGCGCGTCTGA
- a CDS encoding NUDIX domain-containing protein, whose product MRASGVWLAVSGLVRRGDEVLVVKKRYGGMKGLYSFPAGFVMPGETLDEAVVREVKEETAVDAAVRGVLGVRTGVLRNGVSDNLVLFLLDYVGGTPEPQEGEIEEARFLPMAELIAHPLATEFLRTFLPNLDARPVLTGCTLEPRADYGYHRYKIFR is encoded by the coding sequence ATGCGTGCAAGCGGCGTCTGGCTTGCCGTGTCGGGCCTTGTGCGGCGCGGCGACGAGGTGTTGGTGGTCAAGAAGCGGTACGGGGGAATGAAGGGACTGTATTCGTTCCCGGCCGGGTTCGTCATGCCGGGCGAGACCCTCGACGAAGCCGTGGTGCGGGAAGTGAAGGAGGAGACGGCCGTCGACGCGGCCGTGCGCGGCGTCCTCGGCGTGCGCACCGGCGTGCTCCGCAACGGGGTGAGCGACAACCTCGTCCTTTTCCTCCTCGATTACGTGGGGGGTACGCCGGAGCCCCAGGAAGGCGAGATCGAGGAGGCCCGCTTCTTGCCCATGGCCGAGCTCATTGCCCATCCGTTGGCTACGGAGTTTTTGCGCACCTTCTTGCCCAACCTCGATGCGCGCCCGGTGCTCACCGGGTGCACGCTGGAGCCTCGTGCCGACTACGGCTACCATCGGTACAAAATTTTCAGGTAA